A window from Parambassis ranga chromosome 13, fParRan2.1, whole genome shotgun sequence encodes these proteins:
- the chrd gene encoding chordin, whose protein sequence is MLLLLRALRSLLCALSCACWLHTGAASRLKSPALPIQSEREPLPSKGLSGCSFGGRFYSLEDTWHPDLGEPFGVMHCVQCHCEPQKTRRGKVFGKVNCKNIKQDCPDPDCDDPILLPGHCCKSCAKGADNKKQTDSMLDSFEYFHEKGKEKEDDLHKSYNDRSYLSSEDMGPVDSRTDFVAVLTGVTDSWLPSSSGVARVRFALTRSSLAFSITYQRMGRPSKIAFLDSDGTTAFEYKVPKGHSDMICGVWKNVAKPVLRQLQSEQMRIRMTTSTSRREEVEGKIIKHRALFAETFSSMLTSEEDNSGMGGIAMLTLSDTENNLHFILILQGLIRHKDKEPVVVPIRVQLVYRQHILREIRANITSHDPDFAEVLTDLNSRELFWLSRGQLEIAVATEGQDPKQISGFITGRKSCDIIQSVMSSGDALTPGKTGGVGSAIFNLHDNGTLEYQVQVAGLTSDVVGLTIELKPRRRNKRSVLYDLTPEYMKATGRAVGSWSRLEARHIHMLLQNELFINVATAHSQDGELRGQIKSLLYSGLDTPRHELPTLLAGHFVSPPVRTGASGHAWVSVDKQCHLHYEIVVTGLSKTDDLTVNAHLHGLAEIGEIDDRSTTHKRLLTGFYGSQAHGVLKDIGVELLQHVDQGTAFIQVSTKMNPRGEIRGRVHVPNNCEFGTRGEVEEAEFDDLFVKDPEELKKDPHTCFFENQHHAHGSRWTPNYDKCFSCSCQKRTVICDPVICPVLTCSRTIQPEDKCCPICDERKEPKDMKAPEKVEEHPEGCYFEGDQKMHAPGTTWHPFVPPFGYIKCAVCTCKGSTGEVHCEKVTCPVLTCSHPVRRNPSDCCKECPEEDRTSAVLEHSDMMQADGPRHCKFGKNYYQNSDSWHPWVPMVGEMKCINCWCDHGVTKCQRKQCPVLTCSNLTRTEGSCCPQCVDNTDEDDLMLKTPDKRRTLRH, encoded by the exons atgctgctgctcctccgcGCGCTCCGCTCCTTGCTGTGCGCACTCAGCTGCGCGTGCTGGCTGCACACCGGAGCGGCCTCGCGGCTCAAGTCCCCCGCTCTGCCCATCCAGTCAGAGAGAGAGCCGCTGCCCTCCAAAGGCTTGTCAG gATGCTCATTTGGAGGTCGATTTTATTCTCTGGAAGACACATGGCACCCAGATCTGGGGGAACCCTTCGGTGTCATGCACTGTGTCCAGTGCCACTGCGAACCT CAAAAGACTCGCCGTGGTAAAGTGTTTGGGAAGGTGAACTGCAAGAACATCAAGCAGGACTGTCCTGATCCAGACTGTGATGATCCCATCCTGCTCCCTGGCCACTGCTGTAAAAGCTGTGCTAAAG GTGCAGATAACAAAAAGCAGACGGACTCTATGCTAGACAGCTTTGAGTACTTTCATGAGAAGGGCAAAGAGAAGGAGGATGACCTCCACAAATCTTACAATGACAGATCCTACCTGAGCTCTGAGGACATGGGCCCTGTTGACAGCCGCACTG ACTTTGTAGCAGTGTTGACAGGAGTGACAGACTCATGGCTGCCCAGCTCGAGTGGAGTTGCCAGAGTTCGCTTTGCTCTGACCAGATCTAGCCTGGCCTTCTCCATCACATACCAGAG AATGGGCCGTCCCAGTAAAATCGCCTTCCTGGACTCTGATGGGACCACCGCGTTCGAATACAAAGTCCCCAAGGGACACTCAGATATG atctgtGGAGTTTGGAAGAACGTGGCTAAGCCTGTCTTGCGACAGCTGCAATCTGAGCAGATGCGCATCAGAATGACCACATCAACAAGCAGACGAGAAGAAGTGGAGGGAAAGATCATCAAACACAGGGCGCTGTTTGCTG AGACGTTCAGTTCAATGCTTACATCAGAGGAGGATAATTCAGGCATGGGAGGTATTGCCATGCTGACTTTGAGTGACACTGAGAACAACCTtcacttcatcctcatcctgcaAGGCCTgatcagacacaaagacaaag AGCCTGTTGTGGTGCCCATTCGAGTCCAGCTGGTGTACCGTCAACATATCCTGAGAGAAATCAGAGCCAACATCACTTCTCAT GATCCAGACTTTGCTGAGGTGCTGACAGACCTGAACAGCCGCGAATTGTTCTGGTTGTCTCGGGGTCAGTTGGAGATCGCTGTGGCAACTGAGGGTCAGGATCCCAAACAAATCTCTGGCTTTATCACTGGCAGAAAATCTTGTGACA TTATTCAGAGTGTGATGTCTAGCGGCGATGCATTGACCCCAGGGAAAACAGGAGGTGTTGGATCTGCTATCTTCAACCTCCATGATAACGGAACTCTTGAGTACCAG GTTCAGGTCGCAGGTCTCACCAGTGATGTTGTAGGTCTCACAATTGAGCTAAAACCACGCCGGCGAAACAAGCGTTCTGTTCTGTACGATTTGACACCAGAGTACATGAAGGCCACAGGCCGAGCGGTGGGCAGCTGGAGTCGTCTGGAAGCTCGACACATCCACATGCTGCTGCAGAATGAGCTCTTCATCAATGTGGCCACAGCTCACAGCCAGGATGGGGAGCTGAGAGGGCAGATCAAGAGCCTGCTCTACAGTGGCCTAGATACACCCAGACATG aaCTGCCTACCCTTCTCGCCGGCCATTTTGTGTCCCCACCTGTAAGAACCGGCGCTTCTGGCCATGCCTGGGTGTCAGTGGACAAACAGTGTCACCTGCATTATGAGATTGTTGTTACGGGGCTCAGCAAAACAGATGATCTTACCGTAAACGCTCACCTCCACGGACTGGCAGAAATTGGAGAAATAGACGACAGAAGCACCACACACAAGAGGCTGCTGACTGGTTTCTATGGCTCACAG GCTCACGGTGTGCTAAAAGACATCGGTGTTGAATTGCTGCAACACGTAGATCAGGGTACAGCCTTCATCCAGGTCAGCACCAAGATGAACCCTAGAGGAGAAATACGTGGACGG GTCCATGTGCCAAACAACTGTGAATTTGGAACCAGGGGGGAAGTGGAGGAGGCTGAGTTTGACGACCTTTTTGTTAAGGACCCTGAAGAGCTAAAGAAAGACCCTCATACCTGCTTCTTTGAGAACCAGCACCATGCTCATGGTTCCCGCTGGACACCCAACTATGACAAatgtttctcctgcagctgtCAG AAGCGAACAGTGATCTGTGATCCAGTCATCTGTCCAGTGTTGACCTGTTCCAGAACCATTCAGCCCGAGGACAAGTGCTGCCCAATCTGTGATG AAAGGAAGGAGCCCAAGGACATGAAGGCTCCAGAGAAGGTAGAGGAACACCCTGAAG GTTGTTATTTTGAAGGAGACCAGAAGATGCATGCCCCAGGAACCACATGGCATCCCTTTGTTCCTCCATTTGGTTACATTAAATGTGCTGTCTGTACTTGCAAG GGATCCACAGGAGAGGTGCACTGTGAAAAGGTGACGTGTCCGgtgctgacctgcagtcacCCAGTGAGGCGTAATCCGTCTGACTGCTGTAAGGAGTGTCCAGAGGAAGACAGGACCTCTGCAGTCCTGGAGCACAGTGACATGATGCAGGCAGATGGGCCGAGGCACTGCAAGTTTGGCAAGAAC
- the LOC114445040 gene encoding probable E3 ubiquitin-protein ligase MID2 has product MEQSVFGLHFALDPSTLPPSLHLSKSSLTVTHHGVTHPTPSSKNKNRKSTMSCDPGDLLHVCADVVIARGQYYWEVDVCNSSIYRIGVISSDGSVGWWFQRQNLSFFAVYDGSCEPLCTVPPQIKTIGVFLNIGGGTLSFHNPLTQERLATLPTCFSPAGVLPALGLGHGKLRLCCGLPPPPHVFLSKNSAYRGPRGSCRGRWHGEVPFQSVRKVIQKFEELASSDSDSGLVSNFGSSCSTLASLPDAGFPPFPSGHTGQEAVAD; this is encoded by the exons atggagcagtccgtctttg GACTGCATTTTGCTCTAGACCCTTCAACTCTCCCACCATCACTCCATCTTTCCAAATCCTCCCTCACAGTCACCCACCACGGAGTGACTCACCCTACcccatcttcaaaaaacaagaacaggaaGTCAACAATGAGCTGTGACCCCGGGGACCTTCTTCATGTGTGTGCTGATGTTGTAATTGCTCGGGGACAATACTACTGGGAGGTAGATGTCTGTAACAGCTCCATCTACAGGATTG GTGTGATCTCATCAGACGGTTCTGTCGGCTGGTGGTTCCAGAGGCAAAACTTGTCCTTCTTTGCTGTGTATGATGGGAGCTGCGAGCCACTttgtactgtcccacctcaaatTAAAACAATCGGAGTTTTCCTCAACATTGGCGGTGGAACTCTGAGCTTCCACAATCCTCTGACCCAGGAGCGTCTTGCCACCCTGCCTACCTGCTTCTCCCCTGCTGGCGTGCTACCAGCTCTGGGCCTGGGCCATGGTAAGCTGAGGCTATGCTgtggcctccctcctcctcctcacgtgTTTCTCAGTAAGAATTCAGCCTACAGGGGGCCCCGTGGGAGTTGCAGAGGTCGTTGGCACGGGGAGGTCCCCTTCCAGTCGGTGAGGAAGGTAATACAGAAGTTTGAGGAGCTGGCATCGTCGGATTCAGACTCTGGCCTGGTGTCTAATTTTGGATCATCCTGCTCCACTTTGGCTTCCCTTCCAGATGCAGGGTTTCCTCCCTTTCCCTCTGGGCACACAGGACAGGAAGCTGTAGCTGACTAA